The genomic segment GCTCTTCGCCGCCGCCCTGGTGGCCGAGCGGGTGGCGCTGCGGCCCCGGCCACGGCTGATCCGCCGGCAGCTCGTCCTCGGCCGGGACCTGCTCATCCGGGGGCTGGCCTTCCAGGCGAGCTTCCTGTCGGCGACCGCCGTCGCGGCCCGGTTCGGGGTCGCCGCCGTCGCCGCACACCAGATCGCGCTGCAGTTGTGGTTCTTCACCGCACTGGCGATGGACGCGCTGGCCATCGCGGCCCAGTCGCTGGTCGGTGCCGCGCTCGGCGCCGGTGACGCGGCCGGCGCCCGCCGGCTGGCCCGCCGGATCGCGTTCATCGGGCTGGCCTGCGGCAGCGGGTTCGGCCTGCTCATCGCCGCCGGGGCCTGGGCGGTGCCGACCTGGTTCAGCCCCGACCCGCAGGTGCACCGGCAGGCCCTGACCGCCTGGCCGTGGTTCGTGGCGATGCAGCCGCTGGCCGGGGTGGTGTTCGCCCTGGACGGTGTGCTCATCGGCGCCGGTGACATCCGCCATCTGCGCAATCTGACCGTGCTGGCCGCCGGCGGCGGGTTCCTGCCGGCGATCTGGACGGCGTACGCGCTGGACCTCGGACTCGGCGGGATCTGGGCCGGCCTCACCCTTTTCGTGGTGCTCCGGCTGGTCGGCCTGCTGCTGCGGCTGCGCTCCGGCCGCTGGGCGGTGACCGGCGCCGTGCGGGTCTGACCGGCCCGCTCAGACCAGGGAGAAGATCGCGTACGCGCCGAGGACCATGGCGAGCGCCAGCAGCCAGGAGACGAAGAACGCCACGATCTTGAAGCCGACCGGGAAGCGCTGGTAGAGGCGGCG from the Solwaraspora sp. WMMD1047 genome contains:
- a CDS encoding MATE family efflux transporter, translating into MSARRIAALALPALAVLAAEPLYVLVDTAVVGHLGSVPLAALAIGGTTMTLIAWLGTVTAYGTTGRAARRFGAGDRPAAVAEGVQASWLALTVGVGLAVLAQPAAEPLARTLAGADSDVAGAAAGWLRIAALGAPGLLLAAAGNGWLRGVQDTRRPLWFVLGPCLLSALLCPVLVYPVGLGLTGSAVANVVAQTLSGALFAAALVAERVALRPRPRLIRRQLVLGRDLLIRGLAFQASFLSATAVAARFGVAAVAAHQIALQLWFFTALAMDALAIAAQSLVGAALGAGDAAGARRLARRIAFIGLACGSGFGLLIAAGAWAVPTWFSPDPQVHRQALTAWPWFVAMQPLAGVVFALDGVLIGAGDIRHLRNLTVLAAGGGFLPAIWTAYALDLGLGGIWAGLTLFVVLRLVGLLLRLRSGRWAVTGAVRV